One Setaria italica strain Yugu1 chromosome II, Setaria_italica_v2.0, whole genome shotgun sequence DNA segment encodes these proteins:
- the LOC101765881 gene encoding acidic endochitinase, whose translation MATRSSLAQLLLIAVAAAQIVGSLAGGISIYWGQNGGEGTLADTCATGNYKFVNLAFLAAFGNGQPPVLNLAGHCDPTSGGCTSLSADIKSCQSNGVKVMLSIGGGAGSYYLSSADDAKNVATYLWNNFLGGQSSSRPLGDAVLDGIDFDIEGGTNQHWDDLARYLKGYSNSARRVYLTAAPQCPFPDAWVGGALNTGLFDYVWVQFYNNPPCQYSSGSTTDLASAWKQWLSIPAKQIFLGLPASPQAAGSGFIPADDLKSQVLPLIKSSGKYGGIMLWSKYYDDQDGYSSSVKSDV comes from the coding sequence ATGGCCACCAGATCATCGCTTGCGCAACTGCTGCTCATAGCAGTAGCTGCTGCACAAATTGTTGGGTCACTCGCTGGTGGCATTTCCATATATTGGGGTCAGAATGGTGGCGAGGGCACACTGGCTGACACCTGCGCCACCGGCAACTACAAGTTTGTCAACTTAGCCTTCCTCGCAGCCTTTGGCAATGGCCAGCCCCCGGTGCTCAACCTGGCAGGCCACTGTGACCCGACCAGTGGTGGCTGCACCAGCCTGAGCGCCGACATCAAGTCATGCCAGAGCAATGGTGTCAAGGTTATGCTATCGATTGGTGGTGGTGCAGGCAGCTACTACCTGTCCTCGGCCGATGATGCCAAGAATGTGGCCACATACCTGTGGAACAACTTCTTAGGTGGGCAGTCCTCTTCTCGCCCCCTCGGTGATGCGGTTCTTGATGGCATAGACTTCGACATCGAGGGCGGCACCAACCAGCACTGGGATGATCTTGCAAGGTACTTGAAAGGTTACAGCAACTCTGCCAGGAGGGTGTACCTGACTGCTGCGCCTCAGTGCCCGTTTCCTGATGCCTGGGTCGGTGGAGCTCTCAACACCGGCCTGTTTGACTACGTCTGGGTGCAGTTCTACAACAACCCTCCCTGCCAGTACAGCTCAGGCAGCACCACTGACCTTGCAAGTGCATGGAAGCAGTGGCTGTCAATTCCGGCGAAGCAGATCTTTCTTGGCCTGCCAGCTTCACCTCAGGCAGCAGGAAGCGGGTTTATACCAGCTGATGATCTGAAGTCCCAGGTTCTACCATTGATCAAGAGCTCTGGAAAGTACGGTGGGATCATGCTGTGGTCCAAGTACTATGATGACCAAGATGGCTACAGTTCTTCAGTCAAGAGTGATGTTTAA